Proteins from one Halalkalicoccus sp. NIPERK01 genomic window:
- a CDS encoding carboxymuconolactone decarboxylase family protein, whose translation MARVPYAVDEDLDPEYRDLVVSSLQPGKRVNVYSAVGNNQEVLAGLRGFLGALWSDSGLSDRQRELLILTVASEIGSAYEWHQHVNIATDLGISEGEIRAIARDERPPFSEEERALVAYGRAVIRGRVTDAHHEALAEYLDDRAVVGAAAVAAAYLALGRVIDALGVELESSEEFVGWEVK comes from the coding sequence ATGGCTCGAGTGCCGTACGCGGTCGACGAGGACTTAGATCCGGAGTATCGGGATCTCGTCGTCTCGTCGTTGCAGCCAGGCAAACGGGTGAACGTATACAGCGCCGTCGGGAATAACCAAGAGGTGCTCGCCGGATTACGCGGGTTCCTCGGCGCACTCTGGAGCGACTCGGGGCTTTCGGATCGTCAGCGAGAACTCCTGATCCTAACCGTCGCCTCGGAGATCGGATCGGCCTACGAATGGCACCAGCACGTCAATATCGCGACCGATTTGGGGATTTCGGAGGGCGAGATCCGTGCGATCGCTCGCGACGAGCGCCCGCCCTTCTCCGAGGAGGAACGGGCGCTCGTCGCGTACGGGCGGGCGGTCATCCGTGGACGGGTGACAGACGCCCACCACGAGGCGCTAGCGGAATACCTCGACGACAGAGCGGTCGTCGGCGCGGCGGCAGTGGCCGCCGCGTACCTCGCACTCGGGCGGGTCATCGACGCCCTAGGAGTCGAACTCGAGTCCAGCGAGGAGTTCGTGGGATGGGAGGTCAAGTGA
- a CDS encoding creatininase family protein gives MTNSVRLQELSWRDVETYLDQHSTPTAVVPIGSTEQHGPHLPLGVDAFQARDIAEGIAESTNALATPPIWYGDANHHLGFPGTVSLSPETVVAVLGDVYASLAGHGFENVVTVNGHRVANLPAIQTAMKEAAEDYPEVSFVAIDPLRIGMRLHRELRDGDPEDGMHGGEFETSFMLARYPDLVDEDSFVPETSDPPTDYHTNDLVTPDDRVLSPSPRHTPENGNLGHVGDPTMSSAEKGETIYEGIVEAGIDVVTQLIEE, from the coding sequence GTGACCAATTCCGTTCGACTGCAGGAGCTCTCCTGGCGGGACGTCGAGACGTACCTCGACCAGCACTCGACACCAACGGCTGTCGTGCCGATCGGCTCGACGGAGCAGCATGGTCCGCACCTCCCGCTTGGCGTCGACGCGTTCCAGGCACGGGATATCGCCGAGGGGATCGCCGAGAGCACCAACGCGCTCGCGACGCCACCGATCTGGTACGGGGATGCGAACCATCACCTGGGCTTCCCGGGGACGGTCTCGCTGTCGCCGGAAACGGTTGTGGCGGTACTCGGCGACGTCTACGCGAGCCTCGCCGGCCACGGGTTCGAGAACGTCGTGACCGTCAACGGCCACCGCGTCGCGAACCTCCCGGCGATCCAGACAGCAATGAAGGAGGCGGCAGAAGACTATCCCGAGGTGTCGTTCGTCGCTATCGACCCCCTCCGGATCGGTATGCGCCTGCACCGCGAACTGCGCGACGGCGATCCTGAGGACGGCATGCACGGTGGGGAGTTCGAAACCTCGTTCATGCTCGCGCGGTACCCCGACCTCGTCGATGAGGACTCCTTCGTCCCGGAGACGAGCGACCCTCCGACGGACTACCACACGAACGACCTCGTCACGCCGGATGACCGCGTCCTCTCGCCGAGCCCCCGTCACACTCCCGAGAACGGCAACCTCGGGCACGTCGGCGACCCGACCATGTCGAGCGCCGAGAAGGGGGAGACGATCTATGAGGGAATCGTCGAGGCCGGCATCGACGTGGTGACCCAGCTAATCGAGGAGTGA
- a CDS encoding carboxymuconolactone decarboxylase family protein: MVELNSDAAGGDRTNVRENSVSLVTEEEAEGRVAEFYRTIRAEREGELDEDLGLNKLWLLLGNDPDLLKVVWDHMHHMYHGGEIPFELKSKISLVVASVMECEACKFFHESTLENLGIDESAIEDLKGLEIRETGFSPSEEVVLKFAQKATENPHAITDTDLEALRELGFSEAELLEILDCIAIHVYTAVLQAISGIVYPGMSREEWTTLA; the protein is encoded by the coding sequence ATGGTCGAGTTAAATTCTGACGCCGCCGGCGGCGATCGGACGAACGTGCGCGAGAACTCCGTCAGCCTCGTAACTGAAGAAGAGGCCGAGGGACGCGTCGCAGAGTTCTACCGGACGATCCGCGCAGAGCGCGAGGGCGAACTCGACGAGGACTTGGGACTCAACAAACTCTGGCTGCTTTTGGGCAACGATCCGGACCTCCTCAAGGTCGTCTGGGACCACATGCACCACATGTACCACGGCGGCGAGATACCGTTTGAGCTCAAGTCGAAGATCTCTCTCGTCGTGGCGTCGGTCATGGAGTGCGAGGCCTGCAAGTTCTTCCACGAGTCAACGCTCGAGAACCTCGGCATTGACGAATCGGCTATCGAGGACCTGAAGGGTCTGGAAATCCGCGAGACTGGCTTCTCACCGTCGGAGGAGGTCGTCCTCAAGTTCGCACAGAAGGCGACCGAGAACCCCCACGCGATTACCGATACGGACCTAGAGGCTCTGCGCGAACTCGGCTTCTCGGAGGCCGAACTCCTCGAGATCCTCGACTGCATCGCGATCCACGTCTACACGGCCGTCTTACAGGCGATCTCTGGCATCGTCTACCCGGGCATGAGCCGCGAGGAGTGGACGACTCTGGCCTGA
- the nthB gene encoding nitrile hydratase subunit beta: protein MNGIHDVGGMDGFGDLDTDENTIDTIGYYDQWEGLVHSAFVGTLGSRVHNMDEFRHAVERMKPDHYLTARYYDRWLIAVQTLLVEKGVVSPDELRDRVEEFSNTEDVSLPRQTNPMLIDELLAGVTEGYSSRRETQEPSFSVGDKVRVRNMNPKGHTRCPEYVRRAEGIIREDRGTHTLPDSHAHGGDVAEPMYNVEFSLDEIWGDTGSKDNNIRIELWESYLEEVKNE from the coding sequence ATGAATGGCATCCATGACGTTGGTGGAATGGATGGGTTTGGGGATCTTGATACAGATGAAAACACGATAGATACGATTGGATACTATGATCAGTGGGAGGGGCTTGTTCATAGCGCATTCGTCGGTACCCTTGGCTCTAGAGTTCACAATATGGACGAGTTTAGACATGCTGTTGAACGCATGAAACCTGATCATTATCTCACAGCAAGATACTATGATCGGTGGTTGATTGCTGTTCAAACCCTACTCGTCGAGAAGGGTGTTGTATCCCCCGACGAATTACGTGACCGTGTCGAAGAGTTCAGTAATACGGAGGATGTTTCTCTTCCTCGACAAACCAATCCAATGCTTATTGACGAACTCCTTGCAGGCGTTACCGAAGGATATAGTTCTCGACGCGAGACTCAAGAACCCTCGTTCTCAGTCGGTGATAAAGTCCGTGTTCGAAATATGAATCCTAAAGGACATACTCGATGTCCAGAATACGTTCGACGAGCAGAAGGGATCATTCGAGAGGATCGTGGAACTCATACTCTGCCTGATTCTCATGCTCATGGCGGTGATGTGGCTGAACCTATGTATAATGTTGAATTCAGTTTAGACGAAATCTGGGGAGATACGGGAAGCAAAGACAATAATATTCGAATCGAGCTCTGGGAGAGCTATTTAGAGGAGGTAAAAAATGAGTAA
- the nthA gene encoding nitrile hydratase subunit alpha encodes MSNNEDTDNHSPNNHINETVEKLAHEYDPEPRARALQSLLIEEGLLSTDAVDAVVSTYETEIGPLNGAKVVARAWTDPDYKQRLLNNGIDAIAELDIEINEDVMEITALENTPDTHNIIVCTLCSCYPWAVLGLPPTWYKSPEYRSRVVREPRELLREEFDVDLDDSIEINVWDSTSELRYMVLPQQPPGTDDLSEDELVEHVTRNAMIGVDRLA; translated from the coding sequence ATGAGTAACAACGAAGACACCGACAACCATTCGCCAAATAACCATATCAATGAAACCGTCGAAAAGTTAGCACATGAATACGACCCAGAACCGAGGGCTCGCGCGCTTCAGTCATTACTAATCGAAGAAGGACTATTATCGACTGATGCTGTGGATGCAGTTGTTTCGACCTATGAAACTGAAATAGGACCACTAAATGGTGCCAAGGTCGTTGCTCGTGCATGGACAGACCCGGACTACAAACAGCGACTACTTAACAACGGTATCGATGCTATTGCTGAATTGGATATCGAAATCAATGAAGATGTAATGGAGATTACTGCTCTGGAAAACACTCCAGACACTCATAATATTATTGTCTGTACGCTTTGCTCCTGCTACCCATGGGCCGTCCTTGGTCTTCCACCAACCTGGTACAAATCACCGGAATATCGATCTCGAGTAGTACGTGAACCCAGAGAACTACTACGGGAGGAATTCGACGTTGATCTCGATGACTCCATAGAGATCAACGTCTGGGATAGTACATCCGAGCTACGCTATATGGTTCTTCCACAGCAGCCACCAGGTACGGACGATCTTTCCGAAGACGAATTGGTTGAGCACGTAACGCGAAACGCTATGATCGGTGTTGACCGATTGGCATAA
- a CDS encoding nitrile hydratase accessory protein, producing MTEQSTSTDGYSIDHLPMSDDQPVFESPWQARAFALAVILSEYDANEYKWKAFQSRLVDEIEKSDNEGNYSEEIYYEQWLQALERTVLNDEMISAERLQQRVDEFASGDRDASEFVEGEHEHNHDGNDGHHHR from the coding sequence ATGACTGAACAGTCAACCTCCACCGATGGATACTCGATTGATCATCTACCGATGAGTGATGATCAACCTGTTTTCGAATCGCCATGGCAAGCGCGCGCTTTTGCTCTCGCAGTTATTCTCTCTGAATACGACGCAAATGAATACAAATGGAAAGCTTTCCAATCGAGATTAGTCGACGAAATTGAAAAAAGCGATAATGAAGGCAATTACTCTGAAGAGATCTATTACGAGCAATGGTTGCAAGCACTTGAACGCACAGTGCTCAATGACGAGATGATTAGTGCAGAGCGTTTACAACAGCGAGTAGATGAATTTGCTTCTGGCGACCGGGATGCTTCTGAGTTTGTCGAAGGCGAACACGAACATAACCATGATGGCAACGATGGTCACCATCACCGGTAA
- a CDS encoding acyl-CoA dehydrogenase family protein: MRFDLTEDQRELRDEVREFIKEEIKPKARDLDRKEVYPSTIFGELGERRLTGVTLPEEYGGRGEGLVELALMIEELSAGLMSVASTIGLHLGVAAVVERFGTEAQREDLLSEMASFDTVGALGLSEANAGSNKLEMETSAERNGDEWVLNGHKQWVTNFFDADYVLTYAKTGPEEDALHNISAFLVPTDDFEVETVWETLGANSVKSPRVSLSDVCVPDDRLVGEEGEGYVQRGEIHTGVNVPARGVGIARAALEDTVAYTSTREQYGQHISDFQGVSWEVGKMAERVDTARLHTLRAADRADRGYDVTREFSMAKINATQAAVDNANDAMQLHGGIGYTTEHHVERYLRDAKLLTIAGGPNEGHKNTLAEAVFERDDD, from the coding sequence ATGAGATTTGACTTGACGGAGGATCAACGGGAGCTACGAGATGAGGTTCGGGAGTTCATAAAAGAGGAGATTAAACCGAAGGCGCGAGACCTCGACCGAAAGGAGGTGTACCCGAGCACGATCTTCGGCGAACTCGGCGAACGTCGCTTGACGGGCGTGACGCTTCCGGAAGAGTACGGGGGCCGGGGCGAAGGCCTCGTCGAACTCGCATTGATGATCGAAGAGCTATCGGCTGGGCTCATGTCCGTAGCGAGTACTATCGGACTCCACCTCGGAGTTGCGGCAGTCGTTGAGCGCTTCGGAACCGAAGCGCAGCGTGAGGACCTCCTCTCCGAAATGGCGTCCTTCGATACTGTCGGCGCACTCGGCTTGAGTGAGGCGAACGCAGGAAGTAATAAACTGGAGATGGAGACCAGCGCTGAGCGTAACGGGGATGAGTGGGTACTCAACGGCCACAAACAGTGGGTGACGAATTTTTTTGACGCAGACTACGTCCTCACGTACGCGAAAACGGGCCCTGAGGAGGACGCATTACACAACATCAGCGCGTTTCTCGTTCCGACCGACGATTTTGAAGTCGAGACGGTGTGGGAGACGCTAGGCGCGAACAGCGTCAAATCCCCGCGCGTCTCCCTCTCGGATGTTTGCGTTCCCGATGATCGACTCGTCGGGGAGGAGGGCGAAGGCTACGTTCAGCGTGGGGAGATACATACCGGTGTGAACGTCCCAGCTCGCGGTGTCGGTATCGCCCGGGCAGCCCTCGAAGATACAGTGGCCTACACGAGTACCCGTGAGCAGTACGGCCAGCACATCAGCGACTTCCAAGGGGTGAGCTGGGAGGTCGGGAAGATGGCTGAACGAGTCGATACCGCTCGGTTACACACCCTCCGTGCAGCCGACCGTGCCGATCGCGGATACGACGTCACACGCGAGTTCAGTATGGCGAAAATCAATGCCACACAGGCCGCCGTAGACAACGCAAACGACGCAATGCAACTCCACGGTGGTATCGGCTACACGACTGAGCACCATGTCGAACGGTATCTGCGTGACGCAAAACTTCTCACGATTGCCGGTGGCCCGAACGAAGGCCACAAGAATACGCTCGCTGAGGCCGTTTTCGAGCGAGACGACGACTGA